A stretch of DNA from Hydra vulgaris chromosome 03, alternate assembly HydraT2T_AEP:
GGTTGTAGTACTCCTGAAGCAGAGCCACACCACATAAGAGATATTGACGTTTTACTATGTTCTTGAACATTTTCCACACGTCGTCTTCCTCTTCGaactaaaacaaacttttttccagGATCATCTGAGAGGTTTGTCTCATCGAAGTTAAATACGTTTGAAGGTTGAATATCACCAAGAGAttcataagttttttcaaattcatcaaaaaaattacttatcaTTTCTACTCCTAACTTTGATCGTGATTGTTTAATGTTAGAAGCATTTCTGCCAGAAATATTGTTTCGTTTCATAAAAGAATTTAACCAGTCATTTCCAGGTATCTGCAAATTGAAACTATTTAACCCATTACGATTTTTGAGGAAATTAAAAGCCATTATTCTGACTTCTAATCTTCCAATAGGAAAACCCCAATCGGCAACAGCTTCTAGCATTTGAGCAATGAGTACCTCATCGGCTTTGCTTATAATTGTCTGGCCTCCAAACTTCTTTAAAGTGGGTTTTCTAATGTGATCATGCAATGTTGATTTTTTGACTTTGTGCTTATCAGCAGCTTTCCGAATACTCATGCCTTTACTGTGATCttctatagctttttttatatcttctttAGAGCTTGTTCCATACAAcacttttaagtttagtttacgTTTGTAGTTTCGCGCCATTGC
This window harbors:
- the LOC136078759 gene encoding jerky protein homolog-like, giving the protein MARNYKRKLNLKVLYGTSSKEDIKKAIEDHSKGMSIRKAADKHKVKKSTLHDHIRKPTLKKFGGQTIISKADEVLIAQMLEAVADWGFPIGRLEVRIMAFNFLKNRNGLNSFNLQIPGNDWLNSFMKRNNISGRNASNIKQSRSKLGVEMISNFFDEFEKTYESLGDIQPSNVFNFDETNLSDDPGKKFVLVRRGRRRVENVQEHSKTSISLMWCGSASGVLQPPMVVYKASNVYKGWVTGGPQGTIYSCTKSGWFDMETFAKWFETCFLPNVQHLNGPKLLLGDNLASHFNLDVIKLAKEHNVYFAMLPPNATHLMQPLDVSVFGPMKRCWKHVLYEWRKQSRKTGCFPKEHFPALLKSLSIKLQETVCQNLVSGFITCGLYPINRIKVLKRIPEYKEPGASTASILNDSVTTLLMSHRGAYETKKPRGNKLNIASGEF